The Flammeovirga pectinis genomic interval TCAGTAGCAGTAACGGTATCTTATGCTATTACAAAAAAATGGTCGGTAGGTACAGGAATAGGCAAAGGTGTAATGGAAAATGGTAATCCTCAGAAAGAGTATCAATGGGTAAATGGAGATTGGAGTACAGGGATTATATCATCTTACCAATTTAATTTAGGGGATAAAGTTTTTAGTGTGAGTGCTTCATATGAATATAATATCACTCAGAAAGAAACTAGTTTTAGTATTGACCTTGGTTATATTCTTCCTTTTTAATAAAACAATAAGCCTTGTAGAAGTAACTTTCTACAAGGCTTATTGTTATACAAATTTTTTTAACCCTAGCATTATCCCAAGGTGAATCCCCTCATGGTAGGTATTAAATGTTATAGCATCTTCAACAGTTGTGAGTGTGAAACCTGTTGAAGTTGTAAACTCTTTTAATTGTTTAAATTTCCCTGCTTTATAATCTTCTTCCATTTTAATTCCTAAAGATATTACTAGCCTTTTCAGTTCGTCTACCTCTTCTTGTGTAGCTTTTCCATCTGGTTTTGTACCTTTTGTATATTTCTGAATAAGAGCATCTGGAACATAAGTTGGCGTACCACTAAGTTTATAAACTAGACTTTGTTGTACAATAATTACATGGGCAATATTCCATAAAAGATTATTTTTAAAGCCTTCTGGTATTGTATTTAATTGTTCT includes:
- a CDS encoding DinB family protein yields the protein MLTSTFKVFKTNRGIYQKFLEGYTLEQLNTIPEGFKNNLLWNIAHVIIVQQSLVYKLSGTPTYVPDALIQKYTKGTKPDGKATQEEVDELKRLVISLGIKMEEDYKAGKFKQLKEFTTSTGFTLTTVEDAITFNTYHEGIHLGIMLGLKKFV